One part of the Corynebacterium aurimucosum ATCC 700975 genome encodes these proteins:
- the rpe gene encoding ribulose-phosphate 3-epimerase, giving the protein MSAHSPGPIISPSILAADFTRLGEEVEAVANADWIHVDIMDGHFVPNLSFGPDITATVDGITSQTLDVHLMIEDPEKWVETYAKAGADCIIFHVEAVADKDAAIALARKIRDLGVRAGFSIKPGTPIEPWLDALEHFDEVLVMSVEPGFGGQSFMPDQLDKVRTLRAAIDERGLNVLIEIDGGISAETIRSAAEAGCDAFVAGSAIYKQADKAAAVEELRRLATL; this is encoded by the coding sequence ATGTCTGCACACTCACCTGGTCCCATCATTTCCCCATCCATTTTGGCCGCTGATTTCACCCGCTTGGGTGAGGAGGTTGAGGCCGTGGCCAATGCGGATTGGATCCACGTTGACATCATGGATGGTCACTTCGTGCCCAACTTGTCCTTCGGCCCGGATATCACCGCGACGGTGGACGGGATTACCTCGCAGACCCTCGACGTTCACCTCATGATCGAGGATCCGGAGAAGTGGGTGGAAACCTACGCCAAGGCCGGAGCTGATTGCATCATCTTCCACGTCGAGGCCGTGGCCGATAAGGATGCGGCCATCGCCTTGGCTCGCAAGATCCGCGACCTAGGGGTGCGCGCGGGCTTCTCCATTAAGCCGGGCACCCCGATTGAGCCCTGGCTGGATGCCTTGGAGCACTTCGACGAAGTTCTCGTCATGTCTGTCGAACCGGGCTTCGGCGGTCAGAGCTTCATGCCGGATCAGTTGGACAAGGTTCGCACCTTGCGTGCAGCCATTGACGAGCGCGGTCTCAATGTCCTCATCGAAATCGATGGCGGCATTTCCGCAGAGACGATCCGCTCCGCCGCTGAGGCGGGTTGCGATGCCTTCGTGGCAGGTTCGGCCATTTACAAGCAAGCAGATAAGGCAGCGGCCGTTGAGGAGCTGCGCCGACTGGCTACGCTGTGA
- the fmt gene encoding methionyl-tRNA formyltransferase, with protein MRIIFAGTPEPAVVALQKLIESHHEVAAVITRPDARRGRGRSLHPSPVKALAEEHGIEVLTPTTLKQGTEDGDALRARLAEIAPEAIPVVAYGNLITEDLLSLPKHGWVNLHFSLLPTWRGAAPVQAAIAAGDERTGATTFRIDQGLDTGDILATMEETIRPTDTADDLLTRLAYAGGDLLVETMNGLEDGSIIPQPQEGEATYAHKIATEDARIDWTAKVDVIDRHIRAHTPGPGAWTLLGESRLKVGPVSVVEPAELGELSDTTALTSLQPGEVHVAKKEVMVGTGSTPVRLGQIQPPGKKMMNAADWGRGLSSQASQAAEGGQVEVKFS; from the coding sequence GTGCGCATTATTTTTGCCGGAACCCCCGAGCCCGCTGTTGTGGCTTTGCAGAAGCTCATCGAGTCCCATCATGAGGTAGCTGCAGTCATCACTCGGCCTGACGCCCGCCGCGGTCGCGGACGCAGCTTGCATCCGAGCCCCGTGAAAGCCCTAGCTGAGGAACACGGTATCGAGGTGCTCACGCCAACCACCCTCAAGCAGGGCACCGAGGACGGTGATGCGTTGCGTGCACGGCTAGCAGAGATCGCCCCTGAGGCCATTCCAGTGGTCGCCTACGGAAACCTGATCACCGAGGACCTGTTGAGCCTTCCCAAGCACGGCTGGGTCAACCTGCACTTTTCTCTTCTCCCAACGTGGCGCGGCGCCGCCCCAGTGCAGGCCGCTATCGCTGCGGGAGATGAGCGAACGGGTGCTACAACCTTCCGGATTGATCAAGGTCTGGACACCGGGGACATCTTGGCCACCATGGAAGAGACAATCCGGCCCACTGATACCGCGGATGACTTGCTGACGCGATTGGCGTATGCCGGCGGTGATCTTCTCGTCGAGACGATGAATGGTTTGGAAGATGGCAGCATTATCCCGCAGCCGCAGGAGGGTGAGGCCACCTACGCGCACAAGATTGCCACGGAGGACGCCCGAATTGATTGGACCGCGAAGGTTGACGTTATCGATCGCCACATCCGCGCGCATACTCCAGGGCCGGGCGCGTGGACCCTACTGGGGGAGTCGCGCTTGAAGGTAGGTCCGGTCAGCGTCGTGGAGCCAGCAGAACTAGGGGAGCTGTCAGACACTACCGCGTTGACTTCGTTGCAACCGGGCGAGGTACACGTGGCGAAGAAGGAGGTTATGGTCGGTACCGGAAGTACCCCGGTGCGCCTAGGCCAGATCCAACCGCCCGGCAAGAAGATGATGAATGCCGCCGACTGGGGCCGTGGCCTTTCCAGCCAGGCTTCCCAGGCAGCAGAGGGCGGCCAGGTTGAGGTGAAGTTCTCATGA
- a CDS encoding riboflavin synthase, with protein sequence MFTGLVEEIGRVDSVEPQGDAVRLGIAASTVLSDAQLGDSIAVNGVCLTVAELGEGTFTADVMKESLNRSSLGELEVGAPVNLERAVLPTTRLGGHIVQGHVDGTGTLLSRTPSEHWEVLRFSLPAELARYVVEKGSIAVQGTSLTVSALADGQGEPDAEAFFEVSLIPTTLRDTVFGSMKPGARVNLEVDVVAKYVEKMVHPNAHRVGTEG encoded by the coding sequence ATGTTTACCGGACTCGTTGAAGAGATCGGTCGCGTCGATAGTGTCGAACCGCAGGGTGATGCCGTGCGGTTGGGCATTGCGGCATCTACCGTATTGAGTGATGCGCAACTGGGTGATTCCATCGCGGTCAACGGCGTGTGCCTGACCGTTGCTGAGTTGGGAGAAGGAACCTTCACCGCAGATGTCATGAAGGAGTCTTTGAACCGCAGTTCCCTCGGCGAACTCGAAGTGGGCGCGCCGGTTAACCTTGAGCGCGCGGTGCTCCCGACGACGCGTTTGGGCGGCCACATTGTGCAGGGACACGTCGATGGCACCGGGACCTTGTTGTCCCGCACGCCTTCAGAGCACTGGGAGGTATTGCGCTTTAGTCTGCCGGCTGAGCTGGCGCGCTACGTGGTGGAAAAGGGATCCATCGCGGTGCAGGGAACCTCCCTGACGGTATCGGCCTTGGCAGATGGGCAAGGAGAGCCTGATGCAGAAGCCTTCTTTGAAGTTTCACTCATTCCCACCACACTGCGCGATACCGTCTTTGGTTCTATGAAGCCAGGCGCCCGGGTAAACCTCGAGGTAGACGTGGTTGCAAAGTATGTGGAGAAAATGGTTCACCCTAACGCCCACCGCGTGGGAACAGAGGGATAG
- the coaBC gene encoding bifunctional phosphopantothenoylcysteine decarboxylase/phosphopantothenate--cysteine ligase CoaBC, which produces MRPAPTKSAGGRRILIGVAGGIAAYKACHLIRDFKERGDDVRVVPTEAALNFVGAATFEALSGNPVSTTVFDAVDEVQHVSLGQQADAVVIAPATADLIARLACGRADDLLCASVLVATCPVIIAPAMHTEMWLNPATQDNVATLRRRGITVMEPAHGRLTGTDTGAGRLPDPEQIAEFARTIIAGHRVDHNWQGRKVVISAGGTQENLDPVRYLGNRSSGRQGFALAEIAAQRGADVTIVAGNTEALPIPSGASVVRVTSTRDMQEAMNREAADADIIIMAAAVADYRPASVADSKMKKGAADDDLASLELVENPDILKGLVQRRENGEIKREAIIVGFAAETGDETTSVLEYAQQKFKKKGCDVLMANEVGEGKVFGQATSAGWILRRSSDPVVVAPGSKQVVAAQILDVVNEMLEK; this is translated from the coding sequence TTGAGACCTGCGCCGACCAAGTCCGCAGGGGGCCGCCGAATCCTTATCGGCGTGGCAGGCGGAATTGCTGCCTATAAGGCGTGTCACCTTATTCGGGATTTTAAAGAACGCGGCGATGATGTTCGCGTCGTTCCCACGGAGGCCGCGTTGAACTTCGTTGGGGCGGCTACCTTCGAAGCCTTGTCAGGAAACCCTGTTTCCACAACCGTCTTTGATGCTGTGGACGAGGTTCAACACGTTTCCTTGGGCCAGCAGGCTGATGCGGTCGTCATAGCCCCTGCCACCGCGGATCTTATCGCCCGGTTGGCCTGTGGCCGCGCTGATGATCTTTTGTGCGCATCTGTGCTCGTTGCTACGTGCCCCGTCATCATTGCTCCCGCCATGCACACGGAGATGTGGCTGAATCCAGCAACCCAGGACAATGTGGCAACGTTGCGTCGCCGCGGTATCACCGTGATGGAGCCGGCCCATGGCCGACTCACCGGCACCGATACGGGTGCCGGCCGCCTGCCGGATCCGGAGCAGATAGCGGAGTTTGCCCGCACGATTATCGCGGGGCATCGCGTGGACCATAATTGGCAGGGTCGGAAGGTTGTGATCTCTGCCGGAGGTACCCAAGAGAACCTTGATCCAGTGCGCTACCTTGGCAACCGTTCTTCCGGGCGGCAGGGTTTTGCCTTGGCGGAGATCGCTGCGCAACGCGGGGCGGATGTCACTATTGTTGCTGGAAATACTGAAGCGCTTCCCATCCCCTCAGGCGCTTCCGTGGTGCGCGTGACATCGACGCGGGATATGCAGGAGGCGATGAATAGGGAAGCTGCCGATGCGGACATCATTATCATGGCCGCGGCTGTTGCCGACTACCGTCCCGCGTCCGTGGCGGATTCGAAGATGAAGAAGGGCGCAGCCGATGATGACTTGGCTAGTCTCGAACTGGTGGAGAACCCGGACATACTCAAGGGGCTGGTGCAACGGCGTGAGAATGGTGAAATAAAGCGCGAGGCAATCATCGTTGGCTTTGCTGCCGAGACTGGTGATGAGACTACTAGCGTGCTCGAGTATGCCCAACAGAAGTTTAAGAAAAAAGGCTGCGATGTTCTTATGGCTAACGAGGTTGGGGAGGGCAAGGTCTTTGGCCAAGCCACGAGTGCCGGGTGGATCCTTCGTCGCTCTTCTGACCCAGTGGTGGTTGCCCCGGGCTCAAAGCAAGTTGTGGCCGCACAGATTCTTGATGTGGTGAATGAAATGTTGGAAAAGTAG
- the ribD gene encoding bifunctional diaminohydroxyphosphoribosylaminopyrimidine deaminase/5-amino-6-(5-phosphoribosylamino)uracil reductase RibD: MRALHVAMGAGEQVRGTTSPNPPVGAVILDSAGQVVGVGATQPPGGPHAEVMALRDAGDKARGGTAVVTLEPCNHTGRTGPCAQALIDASVAAVYYLHPDPTPQAGGGSTTLRRAGITVGQLSAPTERADALEPWLGAVALGRPHVTLKFAQSLDGFTAAVDGSSQWITGEQAREHVHRDRTQRDAILIGTGTALADNPSLTARFPDGSLRPQQPRRVVIGSRNVSHGGKTNLERLGFEHYASPQEALAELYTTGARDILVEGGAGLATSFMELGFVDRIQAYIGNVVLGEGRGVLTSAVSSNLAGAQRWRRCAVTELGEDLLVEYRKDEKL; encoded by the coding sequence ATGCGGGCCCTCCACGTGGCCATGGGGGCCGGCGAGCAGGTACGAGGTACGACGAGCCCAAACCCGCCGGTGGGAGCAGTCATTCTTGATTCCGCTGGGCAGGTGGTCGGCGTTGGTGCAACCCAGCCCCCGGGCGGGCCGCATGCTGAAGTCATGGCGCTGCGCGATGCGGGGGACAAGGCACGCGGTGGAACCGCGGTGGTCACCTTGGAGCCCTGCAATCACACTGGCCGTACTGGGCCCTGCGCGCAGGCGCTTATCGATGCCTCTGTGGCCGCCGTGTACTACCTCCACCCGGACCCCACCCCGCAAGCCGGGGGAGGGTCAACCACCCTGCGCCGCGCCGGCATCACCGTGGGACAGCTCTCGGCACCGACAGAGAGAGCAGATGCACTGGAGCCGTGGCTGGGCGCCGTCGCACTCGGTCGCCCGCACGTCACGCTGAAGTTCGCACAGAGCCTGGATGGTTTCACCGCCGCGGTAGATGGCAGCAGCCAGTGGATCACGGGAGAGCAAGCCCGCGAGCATGTGCATCGTGACCGGACCCAGCGCGATGCCATCCTGATCGGAACGGGCACAGCGTTAGCGGATAACCCATCCTTGACGGCGCGCTTCCCGGATGGCTCCTTGCGCCCGCAGCAACCGCGGCGTGTCGTCATCGGCTCCCGGAATGTGTCACACGGAGGAAAAACCAACCTCGAGAGACTAGGTTTTGAGCACTATGCCTCCCCACAGGAGGCCCTAGCTGAGCTTTATACCACGGGCGCCCGGGACATCCTCGTCGAAGGCGGCGCGGGGCTCGCCACCAGCTTCATGGAGCTAGGTTTCGTCGACCGGATCCAGGCGTATATAGGAAATGTCGTCCTCGGCGAAGGCAGGGGCGTTCTCACCAGTGCTGTGTCCTCGAACTTGGCCGGCGCCCAGAGATGGCGGCGTTGCGCGGTTACCGAGCTCGGCGAGGACCTGCTCGTGGAATATCGCAAGGATGAAAAGCTTTGA
- the def gene encoding peptide deformylase: MTVREVRLYGDPVLTTRAEEITEFGPSLERLAQDMLETMEDAGGVGLAANQIGVTKRIFVFDCSHFQHGLRGAVINPEWEAVGEEMQLGTEGCLSIPGISQPTERFSTVRLRGYDPQGRPVSMLASGLMARCIQHETDHLDGVLFLQRLSDELRKESMKTIRQAEWFNS; this comes from the coding sequence ATGACCGTGCGCGAGGTTCGCCTTTATGGCGATCCGGTCCTGACCACCCGTGCCGAGGAGATCACCGAGTTCGGGCCGTCCCTGGAACGCTTGGCCCAGGACATGCTGGAAACCATGGAAGATGCAGGGGGAGTCGGATTAGCCGCTAACCAGATCGGCGTAACCAAGCGCATCTTTGTCTTCGATTGTTCGCACTTTCAGCACGGCCTGCGCGGTGCGGTTATTAACCCGGAGTGGGAAGCGGTAGGGGAGGAAATGCAGTTAGGAACTGAGGGCTGCTTGTCCATCCCAGGTATTTCGCAACCCACCGAGAGATTCTCCACGGTGCGTCTGCGCGGCTACGACCCGCAGGGCCGGCCTGTATCGATGCTGGCTTCGGGGCTTATGGCGCGCTGCATACAGCACGAAACAGATCACCTGGACGGTGTCTTGTTCCTCCAACGCCTGAGCGACGAGCTGCGTAAAGAATCCATGAAGACCATCCGCCAAGCGGAGTGGTTCAACTCATAG
- a CDS encoding RsmB/NOP family class I SAM-dependent RNA methyltransferase translates to MSGGFRSRSKSGDPAARTERSEQQRGGGRTTARGGTNRQAKVKREHRGGQRHHNRRDGHSASFMSAARRCGVDVPRAVAFEVLQRVEADDAFANLTLPKAVSANNLSGRDAAFSTELTYGTLRSEGVLDAVIATCASRGLEAIAPDVLTALRMGTYQVLYTRVEAHAAVDTTVRLVEAAGHEKAKGFANGIMRTITRTPAHEWLDKLAPQEEVAAVAFRHAHPEWIARSFGRALGLLDTGDSKLNAEQTTELERALEADSERPLVHLVARPGEISAEELALITGCEEGHYSPYAVYLEQGDPGSLEPVRQKLAAVQDEGSQLIARAVTEAELIGEDTGRWLDLCAGPGGKAALMGAIARIEGAEVDAVEVSPHRATLVEKTVGDLPVRVHRADGRAPGLSAGFDRVLVDVPCSGLGALRRRPEARWRKTESDIAELNQLQSELLESALEFVRPGGVVVYSTCSPDLRETRGIVDAALERHGAGAEVRIEELDARDVLPEMGDLGSELSAQMWPHRHGTDAMFFAVLRRVAD, encoded by the coding sequence ATGAGTGGAGGTTTCCGATCCCGTAGCAAGTCCGGTGATCCGGCAGCTCGCACCGAGCGCAGCGAACAGCAGCGCGGCGGTGGACGCACAACCGCACGTGGCGGTACGAACCGCCAGGCTAAAGTAAAGCGAGAGCATCGAGGCGGGCAGCGCCATCACAACCGTCGGGACGGACACTCAGCGTCCTTCATGTCCGCAGCGCGGCGCTGCGGAGTCGATGTTCCACGCGCGGTAGCTTTCGAGGTGCTGCAGCGCGTGGAGGCCGATGATGCTTTTGCCAACCTCACGCTGCCTAAGGCAGTGAGCGCGAACAACCTGAGCGGCCGTGATGCAGCCTTCTCTACGGAACTCACCTACGGTACGCTGCGCAGCGAAGGCGTGCTTGATGCGGTTATCGCCACGTGCGCTTCGCGCGGATTAGAGGCCATTGCACCTGACGTTCTCACCGCCTTGCGAATGGGAACCTACCAAGTGCTGTACACCCGCGTTGAAGCGCATGCGGCGGTCGATACCACCGTCCGCCTCGTGGAGGCAGCTGGCCACGAAAAGGCCAAGGGCTTTGCCAACGGCATTATGCGCACCATCACCCGCACACCTGCGCACGAGTGGCTAGACAAGCTTGCTCCACAGGAAGAGGTCGCGGCTGTGGCCTTCCGTCACGCTCACCCGGAGTGGATTGCCCGCTCCTTCGGACGCGCCTTGGGCCTGCTGGACACCGGTGATAGCAAGCTCAACGCTGAGCAGACAACAGAGCTGGAACGCGCACTCGAAGCGGATTCTGAGCGGCCCCTGGTGCATCTGGTAGCACGGCCCGGCGAAATCTCTGCCGAAGAGCTTGCTCTCATTACCGGTTGCGAGGAAGGACACTATTCGCCTTATGCGGTTTATCTTGAGCAGGGTGACCCGGGCTCGCTTGAGCCCGTCCGCCAGAAACTGGCAGCTGTCCAGGACGAAGGATCGCAGCTCATCGCACGCGCAGTGACGGAAGCTGAACTCATCGGCGAAGACACCGGACGCTGGTTGGACCTGTGCGCGGGCCCCGGTGGTAAGGCTGCGCTGATGGGTGCCATCGCCCGCATAGAGGGGGCGGAAGTCGATGCCGTAGAAGTCTCTCCGCATCGCGCCACCTTGGTGGAAAAGACGGTGGGTGACCTACCTGTCCGCGTGCATCGTGCGGATGGTCGTGCTCCGGGTCTCAGCGCAGGCTTCGACCGCGTGCTTGTCGACGTCCCCTGCTCCGGCCTCGGTGCACTGCGCCGCCGCCCCGAAGCCCGCTGGCGCAAAACCGAGTCCGATATTGCGGAGCTCAACCAACTTCAGAGCGAGCTCCTTGAATCCGCATTGGAGTTCGTGCGCCCCGGTGGTGTCGTGGTGTACTCCACCTGTTCGCCCGATCTGCGTGAGACCCGGGGCATCGTGGATGCGGCCTTGGAGCGCCATGGGGCCGGGGCAGAGGTGCGTATCGAGGAGCTGGATGCGCGCGATGTGTTGCCTGAAATGGGGGACCTCGGCAGCGAGCTCTCCGCCCAAATGTGGCCGCACCGCCACGGCACAGATGCAATGTTTTTCGCTGTCCTTCGCCGAGTGGCGGACTAG
- a CDS encoding primosomal protein N' → MPKKTPAAQQPVARVLPLLGVAHLDREFDYLIDESDSQAAQPGVRVRIRFNGRLVDAILLSRASDSDYAGSLRYIDRVISPYAVYTPTMSALIESLAARYGGVRSDIIRTAIPARHAKAEEADVDTPWEELGTAEHPDLSAWSGYQHGESFVDSVLSGHIARAAWQIAPGEDWAGALAALGTSVALQGGGVLMVVPDQRDLDCLEAAFRRHVSAKQITVLAHSTGPQARYRRYLSALTGQARIVIGTRSAAFAPVKDLKLAVVLNDGDDNLVDNLKPYAHSREVLSTRSAQEGCSLILAGHARTAEAQLLVESGWAHDLLPSDTALEKRRPNILAVGAYGINLARHMQGGTTAVSGPAFQATRAALDRGEPVLVQVPRKGYAPILACGHCASPARCRHCNGPLGLPSAGASRDESTDSAALPTCRWCGRVDAHYRCSECGSPRLRAIVLGSERTAEEMGRAFPNTRVIQSGGATILDEIPAGPALVIATPGAEPRIAEGGYYGAALLVETGALLGRQDLRATEDTLAKWAAAATLVAPARDGGAVIVAADEQLPLVGFLSRWDMVGAAAVELQARREVRFPPAVHMAAVDGADASLDAFLELAELPEHAELLGPVPLPPGVSLPGDYDHERGGEPQRLLIRTPLGPRSELGQALRRANSVRSARKDVLPLRITVDPINIG, encoded by the coding sequence ATGCCCAAGAAGACACCCGCCGCCCAGCAACCGGTCGCGCGGGTGTTGCCTTTGTTAGGGGTAGCCCACCTGGATCGAGAGTTCGACTACCTCATCGATGAATCGGATTCACAGGCTGCCCAGCCCGGAGTACGGGTGCGCATTCGCTTCAACGGCCGCCTGGTTGACGCCATCTTGTTGTCGCGGGCTAGCGATTCCGACTATGCGGGTTCGCTTCGCTATATTGACCGCGTCATTTCTCCCTACGCGGTGTACACCCCGACAATGTCGGCGCTCATCGAATCCCTCGCGGCTCGTTATGGCGGCGTGCGCTCCGACATCATTCGTACCGCGATCCCGGCGCGCCACGCCAAGGCCGAGGAAGCGGACGTGGATACGCCGTGGGAGGAACTGGGCACTGCCGAGCATCCGGATCTCTCTGCGTGGTCGGGCTATCAGCACGGTGAGTCCTTCGTAGATTCGGTTTTGTCGGGGCACATTGCCCGGGCAGCCTGGCAGATAGCCCCCGGGGAAGACTGGGCTGGTGCTTTGGCCGCCCTTGGGACGAGCGTGGCGCTGCAGGGCGGGGGCGTGCTCATGGTCGTCCCCGATCAGCGTGACTTGGATTGCCTAGAGGCGGCGTTTCGCCGCCACGTCTCCGCCAAACAGATCACTGTCCTCGCACACAGCACTGGTCCCCAGGCCCGTTATCGTCGCTACCTTTCCGCCTTAACTGGTCAAGCACGGATCGTCATTGGTACTCGCTCCGCAGCATTCGCCCCAGTCAAGGACCTTAAATTGGCCGTTGTTCTCAATGACGGCGACGATAATTTGGTAGATAACCTCAAGCCCTATGCCCATTCGAGGGAGGTACTCAGCACCCGCTCGGCACAGGAAGGCTGCAGCCTTATCCTCGCCGGCCATGCGCGCACTGCGGAAGCCCAGTTGCTTGTTGAATCGGGGTGGGCTCACGATCTTCTCCCTAGCGATACGGCGCTGGAGAAGAGGCGCCCCAATATCCTTGCGGTGGGTGCGTACGGGATTAATCTGGCCCGCCACATGCAGGGCGGGACCACGGCTGTCAGCGGCCCGGCATTTCAGGCCACACGTGCAGCGCTCGATCGCGGTGAGCCCGTTCTCGTGCAGGTCCCGCGTAAGGGATACGCGCCGATTTTGGCGTGTGGGCACTGCGCGTCCCCGGCGCGTTGCCGCCATTGCAATGGCCCCTTAGGGCTGCCTTCCGCTGGTGCTTCGAGAGATGAATCGACAGATTCGGCTGCGCTGCCCACATGCCGGTGGTGTGGGCGCGTCGACGCGCATTATCGGTGCTCCGAATGCGGCTCGCCGCGGCTGCGCGCCATCGTGCTGGGGTCTGAGCGCACAGCGGAAGAGATGGGCCGCGCTTTTCCTAATACCAGGGTGATTCAGTCAGGCGGCGCCACAATCCTCGATGAGATTCCAGCCGGTCCCGCGCTGGTTATCGCTACGCCCGGGGCGGAACCGCGCATCGCGGAGGGTGGGTACTATGGCGCCGCTCTCTTGGTGGAAACCGGGGCGCTGCTGGGCCGCCAGGATCTGCGAGCCACGGAGGACACTTTGGCCAAGTGGGCGGCTGCGGCCACTCTCGTCGCGCCGGCTCGCGACGGCGGTGCGGTGATCGTCGCCGCCGATGAGCAGCTGCCACTGGTGGGCTTCTTGAGCCGCTGGGACATGGTAGGAGCTGCAGCAGTGGAATTGCAGGCACGCCGTGAGGTGCGCTTCCCACCTGCCGTGCATATGGCGGCCGTCGACGGCGCCGATGCCTCCCTCGATGCATTTTTGGAGTTGGCGGAACTTCCGGAACATGCGGAGCTTCTCGGACCCGTCCCGTTGCCGCCGGGAGTGAGCTTGCCAGGTGACTATGACCATGAGCGCGGCGGTGAGCCGCAGCGTCTACTGATTCGTACCCCGTTAGGACCGCGTTCAGAGCTTGGTCAGGCATTGAGAAGGGCTAATTCTGTGCGCAGCGCACGCAAGGATGTGTTGCCGCTGCGCATCACCGTAGACCCAATCAACATTGGTTAA
- the metK gene encoding methionine adenosyltransferase: MTDKAAQAVRLFTSESVTEGHPDKICDAISDAILDALLEEDPDAHVAVETLVTTGQVHVVGEVRTSGYVEIPQIVRKTLVEIGFTSSDVGFDGHTCGVNVAIGEQSQEIGAGVDASTEVRSGTFEDDDQYGAGDQGLMFGYATNETPEFMPLPISTAHHLSRRLTHVRKEGIVPSLRPDGKTQVTFAYDENDVPTRLETIVISTQHDPEVTQEWLAEQLRTHVVEWVVNDADLSQYYTEDTELLINPSGSFILGGPMGDAGLTGRKIIVDTYGGMARHGGGAFSGKDPSKVDRSAAYAMRWVAKNIVAAGLADRAEVQVAYAIGRAKPVGLYVETFGTAHEGLSDADIQAAVNKVFDLRPAAIIRELDLQRPIYRQTAAYGHFGRTDVELPWEDTSRADDLRRAAGL, translated from the coding sequence GTGACTGATAAAGCTGCTCAGGCAGTGCGCCTTTTTACTAGCGAATCCGTGACAGAAGGTCACCCGGATAAGATTTGTGACGCGATCTCGGACGCCATTCTTGACGCCCTTCTGGAGGAAGATCCTGACGCCCACGTCGCTGTGGAGACCCTCGTGACGACGGGCCAAGTCCACGTCGTGGGCGAGGTGCGTACCTCCGGTTATGTTGAAATCCCGCAGATCGTCCGCAAGACCCTTGTAGAGATCGGTTTTACCTCTTCCGATGTGGGCTTTGATGGCCACACCTGTGGCGTCAATGTGGCCATCGGTGAACAGTCCCAGGAGATTGGGGCCGGTGTCGACGCCTCCACAGAGGTGCGTTCGGGAACGTTTGAGGATGATGACCAGTATGGCGCTGGTGATCAGGGCCTCATGTTCGGCTACGCAACGAACGAAACTCCAGAGTTTATGCCGCTGCCGATTTCGACGGCTCACCACCTTTCGCGCCGTCTTACCCACGTCCGTAAGGAAGGTATTGTGCCTTCGCTCCGCCCGGACGGAAAGACCCAGGTCACCTTCGCTTACGACGAAAATGATGTGCCGACGCGCTTGGAGACGATCGTGATCTCCACGCAGCATGATCCGGAAGTGACCCAGGAGTGGTTGGCCGAGCAACTTCGCACCCACGTCGTCGAGTGGGTCGTGAACGATGCTGACTTGAGCCAGTACTACACCGAAGACACTGAGCTTCTCATCAACCCATCCGGATCCTTCATTCTGGGCGGGCCAATGGGTGATGCGGGCTTGACCGGCCGCAAGATCATCGTGGATACCTACGGTGGCATGGCCCGCCACGGCGGCGGTGCGTTCTCCGGTAAGGACCCAAGCAAGGTGGACCGTTCCGCGGCTTACGCTATGCGCTGGGTGGCTAAGAACATCGTGGCCGCTGGCCTGGCAGACCGCGCCGAGGTACAGGTCGCCTACGCCATTGGACGTGCAAAGCCGGTTGGTCTGTATGTGGAGACCTTCGGCACTGCCCACGAGGGCTTGAGCGATGCTGACATTCAGGCAGCGGTGAATAAGGTCTTCGACCTGCGCCCAGCCGCGATTATTCGCGAGCTCGACCTGCAGCGCCCAATCTATCGCCAGACTGCAGCCTACGGACACTTCGGGCGCACTGATGTCGAACTGCCGTGGGAGGACACCTCGCGCGCCGACGACCTGCGTCGCGCCGCCGGCCTGTAG